One Archangium lipolyticum DNA segment encodes these proteins:
- a CDS encoding glycosyltransferase, translated as MTPPTVSVVIPAYNEGIRLPAFVEQLTRACLATPSPVLELVVSDDGSTPEHVEKERASVEAAQARLTEAGSPHRFRFVAAERNGGKGSAIRLGWRESDPRAEWLAFVDADGAVSAEEFLRMATLATTTPAIDVVVGSRIRMAGRHVERSLFRHLQGRIFATLTDMRFRLGYYDTQCGAKLFRASMLRPLLDRLQEQRWLIDVELLALMDQQGARPLEVPVDWVDTGESKVRFGVDAARMFWGLREMHRRLNRPQ; from the coding sequence GTGACTCCGCCAACCGTCAGCGTGGTGATTCCCGCGTACAACGAGGGCATCCGACTTCCGGCCTTCGTGGAGCAGCTCACGCGGGCCTGTCTCGCCACCCCCTCGCCCGTCCTGGAGCTCGTCGTCTCCGATGATGGGAGCACTCCGGAGCACGTGGAGAAGGAGCGGGCGAGCGTCGAAGCCGCCCAGGCCCGGCTGACCGAGGCCGGCTCGCCCCACCGCTTCCGCTTCGTCGCGGCCGAGCGCAATGGCGGCAAGGGCTCGGCCATCCGTCTGGGCTGGCGGGAGTCCGACCCCCGGGCCGAGTGGCTGGCCTTCGTGGACGCCGACGGGGCCGTGAGCGCGGAGGAGTTCCTGCGCATGGCCACCCTGGCGACCACCACCCCGGCCATCGACGTGGTGGTGGGCTCGCGCATCCGGATGGCGGGGCGCCATGTGGAGCGCAGCCTCTTCCGGCACCTGCAGGGGCGCATCTTCGCCACATTGACGGACATGCGCTTCCGGCTCGGCTACTACGACACACAGTGTGGGGCGAAGCTCTTCCGGGCGTCGATGCTGCGGCCGCTGCTGGACCGGCTCCAGGAGCAGCGTTGGCTCATCGACGTGGAGCTGCTCGCCCTCATGGACCAGCAGGGCGCCCGGCCACTCGAGGTGCCGGTCGACTGGGTGGACACCGGGGAGTCGAAGGTGCGCTTCGGGGTGGATGCGGCCCGGATGTTCTGGGGGTTGAGAGAAATGCACCGGCGGTTGAACCGTCCCCAGTAG
- a CDS encoding FAD-dependent oxidoreductase: MRPLTALPTNDGPTLTLGIPGFGFEDLYRPRGLRRLSERFDEQLAADEPELFKTFEAYRKSGGKSVTGPAESELLIRVARHVSAFVTRLFGLETDVDRLARHLKGELPLFDFKREFITRRVFKKGAADRPTLAEYPSLDARMRLMLSLAFPEALANEDVERALAEAILTLMDLERLFSGSSGNLPPLTPEQSEALRAKWTGVRVALLSSPEGKDAFGSSLVTQGDDAAELQSVRNLLSLADRWTYARALHPEMKELFHKWPTHRVPKPLVFDQLVQLERPDEKLPEITQGSDHHLRYRDGFKLTDPRGTPREVMGEVDYCVICHEREKDSCSKGFKAKDPVIEGHSFKKNPLGIPLTGCPLDERISEAHALKREGNSLASLAVVMVDNPMCPGTGHRICNDCMKACIFQKQEPVNIPMVETAALTDVLALPWGFEIYGLLTRWNPLNVRRPYALPYVGRNVLVVGLGPAGYTLSHYLLNEGFGVTGIDGLKIEPFEDELVGRNGKAMRPIRDWKALTRELDERIQEGFGGVSEYGITVRWDKNFLTLMHLTLERRQNLRIYGGIRFGGTLTIEDAWKMGFDHIAIAAGAGKPTIIGMKNNLIRGIRKASDFLMALQLTGAFKRDSLANLQVQLPAIVIGGGLTGIDTATELLAYYPVQVEKTLERHEKLVAELGEEAVLARMDAEEKATYQTFLEHGRAVRAERESAQAEGRAPDFIRLVRNWGGVSLVYRRSLTESPAYRLNHEEVVKALEEGIRFIERMSPVEAMPDEKGAVKAIRFERMVTKDGKLRGSGEFFELPARTVCVAAGTAPNVTYEKEYPGTFELDENGEYFKSYELAEEAEGFGLAPVKPVEDIAAKVGFFTSYRKDGHFISYFGDNHPTYAGNVVKAMASAKDGYPEVARLYAKEVAGLDFDDELAQVRRDEKLAAHFAKQDEAFLARVVTVNRLTPTIVEVVVKAPFAAQHFEPGQFYRLQNFERTATVVDGVRLTMEGLALTGAWVDKEKGLMGTIVLEMGSSSRLCAALKPGEPVVVMGPTGAPTEIGHNETVLLVGGGLGNAVLFSIARSLKAAGCKVVYFAGFRQRSDVFKREEIEAATDQVVWSVDAGELIETTRPQDSAFRGNVVQAMLAYAKGELGVAPVASFKDVNRVIAIGSDRMMRAVQEARHGVLQPYLNPEHEAIGSINSPMQCMMKEICAQCLQRHVDPRTGKETWVFSCFNQDQRLDQVDFVNLNQRLRGNTVLEKVADLYLAQLLKKVPGLRRV, from the coding sequence ATGCGTCCCTTGACCGCTCTTCCTACCAACGACGGCCCTACACTGACCCTCGGCATCCCTGGCTTCGGCTTCGAGGACCTGTACCGCCCGCGCGGCCTGCGTCGCCTGTCCGAGCGCTTCGACGAGCAGCTCGCCGCCGACGAGCCCGAGCTCTTCAAGACCTTCGAGGCCTACCGGAAGTCCGGTGGCAAGAGCGTCACCGGCCCCGCCGAGTCCGAGCTGCTCATCCGCGTGGCGCGCCACGTGTCCGCCTTCGTGACGAGGCTCTTCGGCCTCGAGACGGACGTGGACCGGCTGGCCCGCCACCTGAAGGGCGAGCTGCCGCTCTTCGACTTCAAGCGCGAGTTCATCACCCGCCGGGTCTTCAAGAAGGGCGCGGCGGACCGCCCCACGCTGGCCGAGTACCCCTCGCTGGACGCGCGGATGCGGCTGATGCTGTCGCTCGCCTTCCCCGAGGCCCTGGCCAACGAGGACGTGGAGCGCGCCCTGGCCGAGGCCATCCTCACGCTGATGGACCTGGAGCGGCTCTTCTCGGGCAGCTCGGGCAACCTGCCACCGCTGACGCCGGAGCAGTCCGAGGCGCTGCGCGCGAAGTGGACGGGTGTGCGGGTGGCGCTGCTGTCCTCGCCCGAGGGCAAGGACGCCTTCGGCTCCAGCCTGGTCACCCAGGGGGATGACGCGGCGGAGCTGCAGTCGGTGCGCAACCTGCTGTCGCTGGCGGACCGCTGGACGTACGCCCGCGCGCTGCACCCGGAGATGAAGGAGCTGTTCCACAAGTGGCCCACGCACCGGGTGCCCAAGCCGCTGGTGTTCGACCAGCTGGTGCAGCTGGAGCGGCCGGACGAGAAGCTGCCGGAGATCACCCAGGGCTCGGACCACCACCTGCGCTACCGGGACGGCTTCAAGCTGACGGATCCGCGCGGCACGCCCCGCGAGGTGATGGGCGAGGTGGACTATTGCGTCATCTGCCACGAGCGCGAGAAGGACTCGTGCTCCAAGGGCTTCAAGGCGAAGGATCCGGTCATCGAGGGCCACTCCTTCAAGAAGAACCCGCTGGGCATTCCGCTCACCGGCTGCCCGCTGGACGAGCGCATCTCGGAGGCGCACGCGCTCAAGCGCGAGGGCAACTCGCTGGCGTCGCTGGCGGTGGTGATGGTGGACAACCCGATGTGCCCGGGCACCGGCCACCGCATCTGCAACGACTGCATGAAGGCCTGCATCTTCCAGAAGCAGGAGCCGGTCAACATCCCCATGGTGGAGACGGCGGCGCTGACGGACGTGCTGGCGCTGCCCTGGGGCTTCGAGATCTACGGCCTGCTCACGCGCTGGAACCCGCTGAACGTGCGCCGCCCGTACGCGCTGCCGTACGTGGGCCGCAACGTGCTGGTGGTGGGCCTGGGCCCGGCGGGCTACACGCTCTCGCACTACCTGCTCAACGAGGGCTTCGGCGTCACGGGAATCGACGGCCTGAAGATCGAGCCCTTCGAGGACGAGCTGGTGGGCCGCAACGGCAAGGCGATGAGGCCCATCCGTGACTGGAAGGCGCTCACGCGCGAGCTGGACGAGCGCATCCAGGAGGGCTTCGGCGGGGTGTCCGAGTACGGCATCACCGTGCGCTGGGACAAGAACTTCCTCACGCTGATGCACCTGACGCTGGAGCGGCGGCAGAACCTGCGCATCTACGGCGGCATCCGCTTCGGTGGCACGCTGACGATCGAAGACGCGTGGAAGATGGGCTTCGACCACATCGCCATCGCCGCGGGAGCGGGCAAGCCCACCATCATCGGGATGAAGAACAACCTCATCCGGGGCATCCGCAAGGCGAGCGACTTCCTGATGGCGCTGCAGCTCACGGGCGCCTTCAAGAGGGACTCGCTGGCGAACCTGCAGGTGCAGCTGCCGGCGATCGTCATCGGCGGAGGCCTGACGGGCATCGATACGGCCACGGAGCTGCTGGCCTACTACCCGGTGCAGGTGGAGAAGACGCTGGAGCGCCACGAGAAGCTGGTGGCGGAGCTGGGCGAGGAGGCCGTGCTCGCGCGCATGGACGCCGAGGAGAAGGCCACCTACCAGACGTTCCTGGAGCACGGCCGTGCGGTGCGGGCCGAGCGGGAGAGCGCGCAGGCCGAGGGCCGGGCGCCGGACTTCATCCGCCTGGTGCGCAACTGGGGCGGCGTGAGCCTGGTGTACCGGCGGAGCCTGACGGAGTCGCCGGCCTACCGTCTCAACCACGAGGAAGTGGTGAAGGCGCTGGAGGAAGGCATCCGCTTCATCGAGCGCATGAGCCCGGTGGAGGCGATGCCGGACGAGAAGGGGGCGGTGAAGGCCATCCGCTTCGAGCGCATGGTGACGAAGGACGGCAAGCTGCGGGGCAGCGGCGAGTTCTTCGAGCTGCCGGCGCGCACGGTGTGCGTGGCGGCGGGCACGGCGCCCAACGTGACGTACGAGAAGGAGTACCCGGGGACGTTCGAGCTGGACGAGAACGGCGAGTACTTCAAGAGCTACGAGCTGGCGGAGGAGGCGGAGGGCTTCGGCCTGGCGCCGGTGAAGCCGGTGGAGGACATCGCGGCGAAGGTGGGCTTCTTCACCTCGTACCGGAAGGACGGGCACTTCATCTCGTACTTCGGCGACAACCACCCCACGTACGCGGGCAACGTGGTGAAGGCCATGGCGAGCGCGAAGGACGGCTACCCCGAGGTGGCACGTCTGTACGCGAAGGAAGTGGCGGGGCTGGACTTCGACGACGAGCTGGCGCAGGTGCGGCGTGACGAGAAGCTGGCGGCGCACTTCGCGAAGCAGGACGAGGCCTTCCTGGCCAGGGTGGTGACGGTCAACCGGCTCACGCCCACCATCGTGGAGGTGGTGGTGAAGGCGCCGTTCGCGGCGCAGCACTTCGAGCCCGGCCAGTTCTACCGGCTGCAGAACTTCGAGCGGACGGCGACGGTGGTGGACGGCGTGCGCCTGACGATGGAGGGCCTGGCGCTCACGGGCGCGTGGGTGGACAAGGAGAAGGGGCTGATGGGCACCATCGTGTTGGAGATGGGCTCCTCGTCCCGGTTGTGCGCCGCGCTGAAGCCGGGCGAGCCGGTGGTGGTGATGGGCCCCACGGGCGCGCCCACGGAGATCGGCCACAACGAGACGGTGCTGCTGGTGGGCGGAGGCCTGGGCAACGCGGTGCTCTTCTCGATTGCGCGCTCGCTGAAGGCGGCGGGGTGCAAGGTGGTGTACTTCGCCGGCTTCCGGCAGCGCTCGGACGTGTTCAAGCGCGAGGAGATCGAGGCGGCCACGGACCAGGTGGTGTGGTCGGTGGATGCCGGAGAGCTCATCGAGACGACGCGGCCACAGGACTCGGCGTTCCGGGGCAACGTGGTGCAGGCGATGCTGGCCTACGCCAAGGGTGAGCTGGGCGTGGCGCCGGTGGCGTCCTTCAAGGACGTGAACCGGGTGATCGCCATCGGCTCGGACCGGATGATGAGGGCGGTGCAGGAGGCGCGGCACGGGGTGCTGCAGCCGTACCTGAACCCCGAGCACGAGGCGATCGGCTCCATCAACTCGCCGATGCAGTGCATGATGAAGGAGATCTGCGCGCAGTGCCTCCAGCGGCACGTGGATCCGCGGACGGGCAAGGAGACGTGGGTGTTCTCCTGCTTCAACCAGGATCAGCGGCTGGACCAGGTGGACTTCGTGAACCTGAACCAGCGTCTGCGAGGCAACACGGTGCTGGAGAAGGTAGCGGACCTGTACCTGGCGCAGCTGCTGAAGAAGGTCCCCGGTCTGCGCCGGGTGTAG
- a CDS encoding YfhO family protein, protein MSTPSPPARPPLVRRLTVLVPGLLVAIAVLAFHRRVLAPGMAFASEDLREYFIPVRALLQHTVRGGDWPFWQRSIYAGFPLWSSGEAGLFLPTTWLYFPLDAARALTLGSLTHLVVAALGMFTWLRHRGRSVGAAMAGAFIVALGGFTTVHLDHWTFSATLAPLPWTLLAVDVALRRGLSPSLFLGAALGVAGLWFGGAAQLAYFATLLVGGYVALQVLGTRGRAWPLLLVLPAGLLLAAPLILAGAEFSANSPRAGGMTLRWAAFYHWPDPRALALLLFPDAWGRVSSYGGPFNYWEMTGYVGLPALVLVLTTRPRGMGWYFLGVLAFSLLVCFGTETPLYGLLFHHLPGFDKLRVATRALFLANFAAALLTADALDGLAERRRWWQGAQVVAGALVLLGVALWLARRAGSLEFRVEELRANVPWTVGVLAVFAAWVAARHVPRWPAHLFPLGAALLVLVDLHHAYGGYMPVSRTRVLNRQYPRLPAEGGRVVHFGFNPNLAAASGVEGVNGYSQLLVDRVYDLLYATRDGGFFVTSQARVDDEYGKLRMIPGSPLFSLFAAPRLVTTGPVGGLPFPPHRDGPFWQYTVPALPLAFWSQRYEVLSASDFRQQLNRFRPEETVTVEPSDVPLPPSATQHPFRPATVTARGPNHTEMTVEAPAPGLLTVMDPWFPGWSAEVDGKPAPVLRADYAFMAVPVPEGTHRVVLRYVPATLWSGLTGVLCVLAGTGGWAWVRRRRASPGNR, encoded by the coding sequence GTGTCCACCCCTTCCCCGCCCGCTCGCCCCCCCCTCGTGCGCCGCCTGACAGTCCTGGTGCCGGGGCTGCTGGTGGCCATCGCGGTGCTCGCCTTCCACCGCCGCGTGCTCGCCCCTGGCATGGCCTTCGCCAGCGAGGACCTGCGCGAGTACTTCATCCCCGTTCGAGCCCTCCTCCAACACACCGTCCGGGGCGGAGACTGGCCCTTCTGGCAGCGCTCCATCTACGCGGGCTTCCCGCTGTGGAGCTCGGGCGAGGCGGGCCTCTTCCTGCCCACCACCTGGCTGTACTTCCCGCTGGACGCCGCACGCGCGCTGACGCTCGGCTCGCTCACCCACCTGGTGGTGGCCGCGCTCGGCATGTTCACCTGGCTGCGCCACCGGGGCCGGAGCGTGGGGGCCGCCATGGCCGGTGCCTTCATCGTGGCGCTCGGCGGCTTCACCACGGTGCACCTGGACCACTGGACGTTCAGCGCGACGCTGGCGCCGCTGCCGTGGACGCTGCTGGCGGTGGACGTGGCCCTGCGGCGGGGCCTCTCCCCGAGCCTCTTCCTGGGCGCGGCCCTGGGGGTCGCCGGGCTGTGGTTCGGCGGCGCGGCCCAGCTCGCCTACTTCGCCACGCTCCTCGTCGGCGGCTACGTGGCCCTCCAGGTGCTCGGCACGCGGGGGCGGGCGTGGCCGTTGCTGCTCGTCCTCCCCGCGGGCCTGCTGCTGGCGGCCCCCCTCATCCTCGCGGGTGCCGAGTTCAGCGCGAACAGCCCGCGCGCCGGAGGCATGACGCTGCGGTGGGCCGCCTTCTACCACTGGCCGGATCCGCGAGCCCTGGCCCTGCTGCTCTTCCCCGACGCCTGGGGCCGGGTGTCCTCCTACGGCGGTCCGTTCAACTACTGGGAGATGACGGGCTACGTCGGCCTGCCCGCGCTGGTGCTCGTCCTCACCACCCGGCCCCGGGGAATGGGCTGGTACTTCCTGGGGGTGCTGGCCTTCTCGCTCCTCGTCTGCTTCGGCACCGAGACGCCCCTCTACGGGCTGCTCTTCCACCACCTGCCGGGCTTCGACAAGCTGCGCGTGGCCACGCGCGCGCTCTTCCTCGCCAACTTCGCCGCGGCCCTCCTCACGGCCGATGCGCTCGACGGGCTCGCCGAGCGGCGGCGCTGGTGGCAGGGCGCCCAGGTGGTGGCCGGGGCCCTGGTGCTGCTCGGGGTGGCGCTCTGGTTGGCGCGGCGGGCCGGGTCCCTGGAGTTCCGAGTGGAGGAGCTGCGCGCCAACGTGCCCTGGACGGTGGGCGTGCTCGCCGTGTTCGCCGCATGGGTGGCCGCGCGGCATGTGCCGAGGTGGCCGGCGCACCTCTTCCCCCTGGGCGCGGCGCTGCTCGTCCTCGTGGATCTGCACCACGCCTACGGCGGATACATGCCCGTGTCACGCACACGGGTGCTGAACCGGCAGTACCCGCGCCTGCCCGCGGAGGGCGGCCGGGTGGTGCACTTCGGCTTCAACCCCAACCTCGCCGCCGCCTCGGGCGTCGAGGGAGTCAATGGCTACAGCCAGCTCCTGGTGGACCGCGTCTACGACCTGCTCTACGCGACGCGCGACGGGGGCTTCTTCGTCACCTCCCAGGCTCGCGTGGACGACGAGTACGGCAAGCTGCGCATGATTCCGGGCAGCCCCCTCTTCTCCCTCTTCGCCGCGCCCCGCCTCGTCACCACCGGCCCGGTGGGAGGTCTCCCGTTTCCGCCCCACCGTGACGGACCCTTCTGGCAGTACACGGTGCCGGCGTTGCCGCTCGCCTTCTGGAGCCAGCGTTACGAGGTGCTGAGCGCCTCGGACTTCCGCCAGCAGCTGAACCGCTTCCGGCCGGAGGAGACGGTCACCGTGGAGCCCTCCGACGTACCGCTCCCGCCCTCCGCCACCCAGCACCCCTTCCGTCCGGCCACCGTCACCGCGCGGGGACCCAACCACACGGAGATGACGGTGGAGGCACCGGCTCCGGGGTTGTTGACGGTGATGGACCCGTGGTTCCCCGGCTGGAGTGCCGAGGTGGACGGCAAGCCCGCCCCCGTGTTGCGCGCCGACTACGCCTTCATGGCGGTGCCCGTCCCGGAGGGGACGCACCGGGTGGTGCTGCGCTACGTGCCGGCCACCCTGTGGTCCGGATTGACGGGCGTGCTCTGCGTGCTCGCGGGCACCGGAGGATGGGCCTGGGTCCGGCGCCGCCGGGCCTCCCCTGGGAACCGTTGA